One window from the genome of Lathamus discolor isolate bLatDis1 chromosome 8, bLatDis1.hap1, whole genome shotgun sequence encodes:
- the CHRNA5 gene encoding neuronal acetylcholine receptor subunit alpha-5 isoform X1, whose amino-acid sequence MAGCGARLRRGRPLLLLTCFFAPLLGQPGAGPAARAPHAGISEPSFIAKSEDRLFKHLFEDYQRWVRPVERLNDTIKIKFGLAISQLVDVDEKNQLMTTNVWLKQEWIDVRLRWNPEDYAGITSIRVPSDSIWIPDIVLYDNADGRFEGTSTKTVVKYDGTIAWTPPANYKSSCTIDVTFFPFDLQNCSMKFGSWTYDGSQVDLILEDYDVDKRDFFDNGEWEIVTATGSKGNRTDGCCWYPFVTYSFIIRRLPLFYTLFLIIPCIGLSFLTVLVFYLPSNEGEKISLCTSVLVSLTVFLLVIEEIIPSSSKVIPLIGEYLVFTMIFVTLSIVITVFAINIHHRSSSTHNAMAPWVRKIFLHRLPKLLCMRSHVDRYFPQKEETGNMNGSEPSRSTLEAALDSIRYIRRHVMKENEVREVVEDWKFIAQVLDQMFLWTFLLVSIVGSLVLFIPVIHKWASIIVPANIGSTNA is encoded by the exons GTATATCTGAACCTTCTTTTATTGCTAAAAGTGAAGATCGTttgtttaaacatttatttgaaGACTATCAAAGATGGGTACGTCCAGTGGAACGCTTGAATGACACAATAAAAATCAAGTTCGGCCTTGCAATCTCACAGCTAGTAGATGTG GATGAGAAAAATCAACTGATGACAACAAATGTCTGGTTGAAGCAG GAATGGATAGATGTAAGATTAAGGTGGAATCCTGAAGACTATGCTGGAATAACATCTATTCGTGTCCCATCGGATTCTATTTGGATTCCAGATATTGTGTTGTATGACAA tGCAGATGGACGTTTTGAGGGAACATCTACAAAAACTGTGGTGAAATATGATGGCACCATTGCTTGGACTCCACCAGCAAACTACAAAAGTTCTTGTACTATCGATGTAACCTTCTTCCCCTTCGACCTCCAGAACTGCTCTATGAAGTTTGGCTCCTGGACTTACGATGGTTCACAAGTTGATCTAATTCTTGAAGATTATGACGTTGACAAAAGAGACTTTTTTGATAACGGAGAATGGGAAATAGTGACTGCAACAGGGAGCAAAGGAAATAGGACTGATGGATGCTGCTGGTATCCTTTTGTTACATATTCATTCATAATTAGACGTTTGCCACTTTTTTACACATTGTTTCTCATTATTCCTTGTATTGGCCTTTCATTTCTGACTGTCCTTGTCTTCTATCTTCCTTCAAATGAAGGTGAAAAAATTTCACTTTGCACTTCAGTACTGGTATCTTTAACTGTGTTTCTTCTTGTTATTGAAGAGATTATTCCATCATCTTCCAAAGTTATTCCACTTATAGGAGAATACTTGGTGTTTACGATGATATTTGTGACATTATCCATTGTGATAACTGTATTTGCTATCAATATCCATCATCGCTCTTCATCTACACACAACGCTATGGCACCTTGGGTTcgcaaaatatttcttcacagaCTTCCCAAGCTGCTTTGCATGAGAAGTCATGTGGATAGATACTTTCCTCAGAAGGAGGAAACGGGAAATATGAATGGATCAGAACCATCTAGGAGCACCTTGGAAGCAGCTCTAGATTCTATCCGCTATATTAGAAGACATGTTATGAAGGAGAATGAAGTTCGTGAG gTTGTTGAAGACTGGAAATTTATTGCTCAGGTGCTTGATCAAATGTTCTTATGGACTTTTCTTTTGGTTTCAATAGTTGGATCACTTGTGTTATTTATTCCTGTTATTCATAAATGGGCAAGTATAATAGTACCTGCAAATATAGGCAGTACAAATGCATAA
- the CHRNA5 gene encoding neuronal acetylcholine receptor subunit alpha-5 isoform X2, translating to MAGCGARLRRGRPLLLLTCFFAPLLGQPGAGPAARAPHAGISEPSFIAKSEDRLFKHLFEDYQRWVRPVERLNDTIKIKFGLAISQLVDVDEKNQLMTTNVWLKQEWIDVRLRWNPEDYAGITSIRVPSDSIWIPDIVFADGRFEGTSTKTVVKYDGTIAWTPPANYKSSCTIDVTFFPFDLQNCSMKFGSWTYDGSQVDLILEDYDVDKRDFFDNGEWEIVTATGSKGNRTDGCCWYPFVTYSFIIRRLPLFYTLFLIIPCIGLSFLTVLVFYLPSNEGEKISLCTSVLVSLTVFLLVIEEIIPSSSKVIPLIGEYLVFTMIFVTLSIVITVFAINIHHRSSSTHNAMAPWVRKIFLHRLPKLLCMRSHVDRYFPQKEETGNMNGSEPSRSTLEAALDSIRYIRRHVMKENEVREVVEDWKFIAQVLDQMFLWTFLLVSIVGSLVLFIPVIHKWASIIVPANIGSTNA from the exons GTATATCTGAACCTTCTTTTATTGCTAAAAGTGAAGATCGTttgtttaaacatttatttgaaGACTATCAAAGATGGGTACGTCCAGTGGAACGCTTGAATGACACAATAAAAATCAAGTTCGGCCTTGCAATCTCACAGCTAGTAGATGTG GATGAGAAAAATCAACTGATGACAACAAATGTCTGGTTGAAGCAG GAATGGATAGATGTAAGATTAAGGTGGAATCCTGAAGACTATGCTGGAATAACATCTATTCGTGTCCCATCGGATTCTATTTGGATTCCAGATATTGTGTT tGCAGATGGACGTTTTGAGGGAACATCTACAAAAACTGTGGTGAAATATGATGGCACCATTGCTTGGACTCCACCAGCAAACTACAAAAGTTCTTGTACTATCGATGTAACCTTCTTCCCCTTCGACCTCCAGAACTGCTCTATGAAGTTTGGCTCCTGGACTTACGATGGTTCACAAGTTGATCTAATTCTTGAAGATTATGACGTTGACAAAAGAGACTTTTTTGATAACGGAGAATGGGAAATAGTGACTGCAACAGGGAGCAAAGGAAATAGGACTGATGGATGCTGCTGGTATCCTTTTGTTACATATTCATTCATAATTAGACGTTTGCCACTTTTTTACACATTGTTTCTCATTATTCCTTGTATTGGCCTTTCATTTCTGACTGTCCTTGTCTTCTATCTTCCTTCAAATGAAGGTGAAAAAATTTCACTTTGCACTTCAGTACTGGTATCTTTAACTGTGTTTCTTCTTGTTATTGAAGAGATTATTCCATCATCTTCCAAAGTTATTCCACTTATAGGAGAATACTTGGTGTTTACGATGATATTTGTGACATTATCCATTGTGATAACTGTATTTGCTATCAATATCCATCATCGCTCTTCATCTACACACAACGCTATGGCACCTTGGGTTcgcaaaatatttcttcacagaCTTCCCAAGCTGCTTTGCATGAGAAGTCATGTGGATAGATACTTTCCTCAGAAGGAGGAAACGGGAAATATGAATGGATCAGAACCATCTAGGAGCACCTTGGAAGCAGCTCTAGATTCTATCCGCTATATTAGAAGACATGTTATGAAGGAGAATGAAGTTCGTGAG gTTGTTGAAGACTGGAAATTTATTGCTCAGGTGCTTGATCAAATGTTCTTATGGACTTTTCTTTTGGTTTCAATAGTTGGATCACTTGTGTTATTTATTCCTGTTATTCATAAATGGGCAAGTATAATAGTACCTGCAAATATAGGCAGTACAAATGCATAA
- the CHRNA5 gene encoding neuronal acetylcholine receptor subunit alpha-5 isoform X3 yields the protein MTTNVWLKQEWIDVRLRWNPEDYAGITSIRVPSDSIWIPDIVLYDNADGRFEGTSTKTVVKYDGTIAWTPPANYKSSCTIDVTFFPFDLQNCSMKFGSWTYDGSQVDLILEDYDVDKRDFFDNGEWEIVTATGSKGNRTDGCCWYPFVTYSFIIRRLPLFYTLFLIIPCIGLSFLTVLVFYLPSNEGEKISLCTSVLVSLTVFLLVIEEIIPSSSKVIPLIGEYLVFTMIFVTLSIVITVFAINIHHRSSSTHNAMAPWVRKIFLHRLPKLLCMRSHVDRYFPQKEETGNMNGSEPSRSTLEAALDSIRYIRRHVMKENEVREVVEDWKFIAQVLDQMFLWTFLLVSIVGSLVLFIPVIHKWASIIVPANIGSTNA from the exons ATGACAACAAATGTCTGGTTGAAGCAG GAATGGATAGATGTAAGATTAAGGTGGAATCCTGAAGACTATGCTGGAATAACATCTATTCGTGTCCCATCGGATTCTATTTGGATTCCAGATATTGTGTTGTATGACAA tGCAGATGGACGTTTTGAGGGAACATCTACAAAAACTGTGGTGAAATATGATGGCACCATTGCTTGGACTCCACCAGCAAACTACAAAAGTTCTTGTACTATCGATGTAACCTTCTTCCCCTTCGACCTCCAGAACTGCTCTATGAAGTTTGGCTCCTGGACTTACGATGGTTCACAAGTTGATCTAATTCTTGAAGATTATGACGTTGACAAAAGAGACTTTTTTGATAACGGAGAATGGGAAATAGTGACTGCAACAGGGAGCAAAGGAAATAGGACTGATGGATGCTGCTGGTATCCTTTTGTTACATATTCATTCATAATTAGACGTTTGCCACTTTTTTACACATTGTTTCTCATTATTCCTTGTATTGGCCTTTCATTTCTGACTGTCCTTGTCTTCTATCTTCCTTCAAATGAAGGTGAAAAAATTTCACTTTGCACTTCAGTACTGGTATCTTTAACTGTGTTTCTTCTTGTTATTGAAGAGATTATTCCATCATCTTCCAAAGTTATTCCACTTATAGGAGAATACTTGGTGTTTACGATGATATTTGTGACATTATCCATTGTGATAACTGTATTTGCTATCAATATCCATCATCGCTCTTCATCTACACACAACGCTATGGCACCTTGGGTTcgcaaaatatttcttcacagaCTTCCCAAGCTGCTTTGCATGAGAAGTCATGTGGATAGATACTTTCCTCAGAAGGAGGAAACGGGAAATATGAATGGATCAGAACCATCTAGGAGCACCTTGGAAGCAGCTCTAGATTCTATCCGCTATATTAGAAGACATGTTATGAAGGAGAATGAAGTTCGTGAG gTTGTTGAAGACTGGAAATTTATTGCTCAGGTGCTTGATCAAATGTTCTTATGGACTTTTCTTTTGGTTTCAATAGTTGGATCACTTGTGTTATTTATTCCTGTTATTCATAAATGGGCAAGTATAATAGTACCTGCAAATATAGGCAGTACAAATGCATAA